In Populus alba chromosome 1, ASM523922v2, whole genome shotgun sequence, a single window of DNA contains:
- the LOC118033952 gene encoding cytochrome P450 78A9 has product METQIDSFWVLVLVSKCKAFSAQNPIFLLVSVFLAWLAMALCYWVYPGGPAWGNYLLKKGINCSRAKMIPGPRGFPVIGSMNLMVNLAHHKLAAAAKAFKAERLMAFSLGETKAIITCNPDVAKEILNSSVFADRPVKESAYQLMFKRAIGFAPYGVYWRTLRRIAATHLFCPRQISSTESQRFSIASQMVSAIASQGGDYFCVRGILKKASLNNMMCSVFGRKYDLGSSNGETEELRRLVDEGYDLLGKLNWSDHLPWLANLDLQRIRFRCSNLVPKVNRFVNRVIQEHREDQTGQRRNDFVDVLLSLHGPDKLSHHDMIAVLWEMIFRGTDTVAVLIEWILARMVLHRDIQSKVHDELDQVVGRSRPLMEADIQSMVYLPAVVKEVLRLHPPGPLLSWARLAITDTNVDGYDVPAGTTAMVNMWAITRDPQVWANPLRFLPERFLCKDATADVEFSVSGSDLKLAPFGSGRRACPGKALGLATVSFWVGVLLHEFEWVQCDHEPVDLSEVLRLSCEMSNPLTIKVNPRRR; this is encoded by the exons ATGGAAACACAAATAGACAGCTTTTGGGTACTGGTCCTTGTTTCCAAATGCAAAGCCTTTTCTGCTCAAAACCCCATCTTCCTTCTTGTTTCTGTTTTCCTGGCCTGGCTAGCCATGGCTCTGTGTTACTGGGTGTACCCTGGAGGCCCTGCCTGGGGTAATTATTTGCTCAAGAAAGGAATTAACTGTTCAAGAGCCAAGATGATTCCAGGGCCTAGAGGGTTTCCAGTGATAGGAAGCATGAACCTCATGGTTAACTTGGCTCACCACAAGCTTGCTGCTGCAGCGAAGGCTTTTAAAGCAGAAAGACTTATGGCTTTTAGCTTGGGAGAGACTAAGGCCATTATCACATGCAATCCTGATGTAGCCAAAGAAATCTTGAACAGTTCAGTCTTTGCTGATCGTCCAGTTAAAGAGTCTGCCTATCAACTCATGTTTAAAAGAGCTATTGGTTTTGCTCCTTATGGGGTTTACTGGAGAACTCTAAGGAGAATTGCAGCAACTCATCTTTTTTGTCCTAGACAAATCAGCTCTACTGAGTCGCAAAGATTCAGTATTGCTTCTCAAATGGTATCAGCAATAGCAAGCCAAGGTGGAGATTACTTTTGTGTTCGAGGCATACTAAAGAAAGCTTCACTCAACAACATGATGTGCTCAGTTTTTGGTCGTAAATATGATCTGGGCTCATCAAATGGCGAAACTGAAGAGCTTAGAAGGCTTGTTGATGAAGGTTATGATCTTCTAGGGAAGCTTAATTGGTCTGATCATCTTCCTTGGCTTGCAAATTTAGATCTTCAAAGAATCAGGTTTAGGTGCTCCAATTTGGTTCCTAAAGTGAACCGGTTTGTGAACCGGGTTATTCAAGAACATAGAGAGGACCAGACTGGCCAAAGAAGAAATGACTTTGTCGATGTTTTACTCTCTCTTCATGGACCGGACAAGTTATCACACCATGATATGATTGCCGTTCTCTGG GAGATGATTTTTAGAGGAACAGATACCGTGGCAGTTTTGATAGAGTGGATACTAGCAAGGATGGTACTTCACCGTGATATCCAATCGAAGGTGCATGATGAGCTCGATCAAGTTGTGGGAAGATCAAGGCCGTTGATGGAAGCAGACATTCAGTCAATGGTTTACCTGCCTGCAGTTGTGAAAGAAGTTCTGAGGTTGCACCCACCAGGCCCACTATTGTCATGGGCCCGTTTAGCAATCACGGACACTAATGTGGATGGATATGATGTTCCAGCAGGGACCACAGCTATGGTTAATATGTGGGCCATAACAAGGGACCCACAAGTTTGGGCGAACCCTCTGAGGTTCTTGCCAGAGAGATTTTTGTGCAAGGATGCTACTGCTGACGTGGAGTTCTCTGTGTCCGGGTCTGACCTTAAGCTGGCTCCGTTTGGGTCGGGTCGGAGGGCTTGCCCGGGAAAGGCTCTGGGTTTGGCCACGGTTAGCTTTTGGGTCGGGGTTTTGTTGCACGAGTTCGAGTGGGTGCAATGTGATCATGAGCCGGTGGATCTCTCAGAAGTGCTAAGGCTATCTTGTGAGATGTCTAACCCACTTACAATCAAAGTGAATCCAAGGAGAAGATGA